TCCAGAACTGTGAACAATATTTACAGCAGCTTTTCAAAGCAAGACTCCAGCAATGTTCAATGACCTTAACCTTGATTGTCAGAACACCAGTAGCCAAGTAAACAACATCTCTTAAAATGTAAGCCCAGAGCACAGAAGAAGGGCCTATGGTTAAatatagacacaacacaaactaTACCTTCAAGTGACAGTGCTCCTAGaataccttgctccttttcacttgccattttgaATTCTTAGTCAATGTGAAGTATGGAGAAAAGCTTCTGCAATATATGGTCGTGTTATACAAGGTGTAGTTCTTTCCAACATTTTAATTGTGATGCATTGAAAGACATAAAAATGTACAGACtaaaaatcaacacacacaaaatatgtaaAACAAAGCCATGTTTTTATTAGTTGAAGTCAATTAAAAActatatacaaaaaaaacaaacactcaacCAACTAAGAACAAGAACTAATGTTTTGGAACAAAATCAGAACACTAAAAGAGAAAACTAATGCGAAAAGCAGCCGCACTCCTAGGGTCTTTCGACAGGCTTCacagaacataaaaaaacacatacaaaataatgtatagatttaattacaaaaaaaaaaaaaaaaaaacccactacacacaaaataataaaGTTTGGCCACCTAATGACTAGAATCCCTTTCAGTGAAAAGGTGCCCACATTCAGAAAGTGAAGCAAAGCCAAGCGCCATCAAATCTCTTGGGTCCCTGAGACAAGGTTCACAAAGGCCTCAGAGTCACATATTTCCTCCAGGAGGCACTGGCACTCTGTGCAGATGTCCTGGCTGTGCCAGCCTCTCATAGCCAAACTGTGCTGGGAACTAGAACCAAGGACCAGAGGCTCCAGAACCAAAGGAACTCTTTGAAGCAGAGACAGATTAAAGTTCACATTTCTGTTTGGGGATTCAAAACTACAAATGTTCTGTAGTAAGGCACATATGTGCAGACTACCACATGATACAGCATTTTATACACAGCTTACTCCTAGCTCTGCACCGTTTGCTTACCTATGCATGGCATGAGGGGAaagagtgtgaagtgtgtctgtcagtctatgtgtctgtcagtctatgtgtgtgtgtgtgtgtgcacaagcacacgcacacacaaacgtgcatgtgtgagggagaaatacacaacactgtgactgtgtgcataCAAGAGAAAGAGGGCGAGGAACAGAACCAAtctaaaagagagagtgagtgaatgaatgaatgaatgtatgtatgtatgtgtgagtgcaagtTTTAGAGCACATATTACTCACTTTGTGCAGTCCCATGATAGGCGCTCCCTCCAGAAATGACTATGGTCTCCCTCAGCACTTCGGCTCAGCAC
The sequence above is drawn from the Clupea harengus unplaced genomic scaffold, Ch_v2.0.2, whole genome shotgun sequence genome and encodes:
- the LOC122131770 gene encoding protein spire homolog 1-like; this translates as MFMYRHQTKMNAELKTIYVNSPGKWQVCSCCFKRSQFFTWHNTCSRCTRVVCPSCCVKMQVPYNWCMDLPIAFFRKIVLSRSAEGDHSHFWRERLSWDCTKVPLVLEPLVLGSSSQHSLAMRGWHSQDICTECQCLLEEICDSEAFVNLVSGTQEI